GGTCCATACAGATTGATTATTCAGGTTGATTTCCAGCATTTGTGCTTTTTCCAATTCAAAATAATCATGTTCTGAATCATCCTGCCTTGTTTTTGCAATGAATGATTGTAATGAAAATTCGCTCATAATTGTAGTGTTCTAATAAATGTATTATTAATTGTTTTCTTTCGTTTAATAAGAGTACCTGTTGCTTCTATGCTAATTATGTGCCAAGAGGTTTGTCCGGTCTTTTATTTGGGTTGCAGGTTGTATATTTGTTTAAAATAATGATTTATGAATTTAAAAATTTCTACGGGAATTATGCTGGCTTCTTTTGTAATCGCCTCCTGTTCAGGCGGAAAGTATGCCGCAACTGAGAAAGTATACAAAAGCAAAGCAAAAGAATTTGCCAAACTATATAAAGAAGTTCCTCCCAAAGATCAGGCTATTTCCAAATTGTATCCGGTAAAGGATAAAGAATGGGTGGCTTCTATTAATTTTGGCATGCGCAAGCCAAACTATGTTGTCATTCATCATACCGCACAGAATTCTACGGACCAGACCATTAAAACATTTCATTCTGCCAAAGCAGGTGTTAGTTCACACTATGTGGTAGGCCGTGACGGTAAGGTGGTGCAGATGGTCAATGATTATTACCGAGCACATCACGCCGGAATAGGAAAATGGGGAAATGATACAGACCTCAATTCTTCATCTATAGGGATAGAGCTGGACAATAATGGTACTACGGATCCCTGGACTGAATCACAGATCAATAGCCTGATCGAATTACTGACTTATCTGAAAACAAAGTATGGTATTCCACAGGCCAATTTTATCGGTCATATGGATCTGGCTCCTGCACGTAAAAATGATCCGACCCGTTTTCCCTGGAAAACATTGGCAGACAAAGGGTTCGGTTACTGGTATGATGATTTCCTGGAAACGCCGCCCTTAGATTTCAATCCGGTAATGGCTTTGCGTATTATAGGATATGACACCAAGAACCCGGATGCAGCTATCAAGGCATTTAAGACACACTATATCCAAAGAGACATCACTACAGCTACTCTTACGGATGAAGATCGTAAGATCATGTATGCTATTTATAAAAAGTTCTTGTAGAGGATTCCACCTTATACAAAAAAGGCCTTACTCGTGTAAGGCCTTTTTTGTTATATTGTTTTTACAAATTTCGGATCGTAATTCTCGATATCGATAATATATCTGTTCTGTATCAGAAAATCGAATAGAGGCTT
The Sphingobacterium spiritivorum genome window above contains:
- a CDS encoding N-acetylmuramoyl-L-alanine amidase → MNLKISTGIMLASFVIASCSGGKYAATEKVYKSKAKEFAKLYKEVPPKDQAISKLYPVKDKEWVASINFGMRKPNYVVIHHTAQNSTDQTIKTFHSAKAGVSSHYVVGRDGKVVQMVNDYYRAHHAGIGKWGNDTDLNSSSIGIELDNNGTTDPWTESQINSLIELLTYLKTKYGIPQANFIGHMDLAPARKNDPTRFPWKTLADKGFGYWYDDFLETPPLDFNPVMALRIIGYDTKNPDAAIKAFKTHYIQRDITTATLTDEDRKIMYAIYKKFL